Proteins encoded together in one Leucoraja erinacea ecotype New England chromosome 30, Leri_hhj_1, whole genome shotgun sequence window:
- the LOC129711671 gene encoding proproteinase E-like isoform X1 produces the protein MREILLTLLLAVSTYAFEFSCGEPVHKPDMDEKSNSVNPFSWPWQVSLQAKKGISYTHTCGGALIDPIWILTAGKCITEGIKYRIVLGKYDLTLTEGSEQYIEPIKMIAHPMFNPKCLTCGFDLALLKLSWPVVFTDKIRLSCLPSAGEELPDNYTCVVTGWGKLNGNGLKPRKLQQTLLPAVDYNTCSRNDWWGTKVMDTMICVGGYSKNACEGDPGSPLNCFGSDGRWYVNGVGSFLGPVKCNTPKKPSVYTRVSAFKGWINDTMSSN, from the exons CCTATGCTTTTGAGTTCAGTTGTGGGGAACCGGTCCACAAACCAGACATGGATGAAAAGAGTAACAGTGTCAATCCATTCAGCTGGCCATGGCAG GTTTCGTTGCAAGCTAAAAAAGGAATTTCCTATACTCATACCTGTGGAGGAGCACTCATTGACCCAATCTGGATCCTAACAGCTGGAAAATGTATAAC CGAAGGTATTAAATACCGAATTGTGCTGGGGAAGTATGATTTGACATTGACCGAAGGTTCAGAACAATACATCGAACCCATCAAAATGATTGCTCACCCAATGTTTAATCCAAAATGTCTCACTTGTGG GTTTGATTTAGCTTTGTTAAAACTCTCCTGGCCTGTGGTCTTCACTGACAAGATCAGACTATCGTGTCTCCCTTCAGCGGGCGAAGAACTACCAGATAACTACACGTGTGTCGTGACTGGATGGGGAAAACTCAATG GAAACGGGCTTAAACCACGCAAGTTGCAACAGACGCTTCTACCTGCAGTCGACTATAACACCTGCAGCCGGAATGACTGGTGGGGCACCAAAGTGATGGACACCATGATTTGTGTTGGTGGTTATTCCAAGAATGCATGTGAA GGTGACCCAGGCAGTCCTTTGAATTGTTTTGGTAGTGACGGCAGGTGGTATGTCAATGGAGTGGGAAGCTTCTTGGGACCTGTTAAGTGTAACACGCCGAAGAAGCCAAGCGTCTACACTCGAGTGTCTGCCTTCAAAGGCTGGATTAATGAT ACCATGAGCAGCAACTAA
- the LOC129711671 gene encoding proproteinase E-like isoform X2 yields MDEKSNSVNPFSWPWQVSLQAKKGISYTHTCGGALIDPIWILTAGKCITEGIKYRIVLGKYDLTLTEGSEQYIEPIKMIAHPMFNPKCLTCGFDLALLKLSWPVVFTDKIRLSCLPSAGEELPDNYTCVVTGWGKLNGNGLKPRKLQQTLLPAVDYNTCSRNDWWGTKVMDTMICVGGYSKNACEGDPGSPLNCFGSDGRWYVNGVGSFLGPVKCNTPKKPSVYTRVSAFKGWINDTMSSN; encoded by the exons ATGGATGAAAAGAGTAACAGTGTCAATCCATTCAGCTGGCCATGGCAG GTTTCGTTGCAAGCTAAAAAAGGAATTTCCTATACTCATACCTGTGGAGGAGCACTCATTGACCCAATCTGGATCCTAACAGCTGGAAAATGTATAAC CGAAGGTATTAAATACCGAATTGTGCTGGGGAAGTATGATTTGACATTGACCGAAGGTTCAGAACAATACATCGAACCCATCAAAATGATTGCTCACCCAATGTTTAATCCAAAATGTCTCACTTGTGG GTTTGATTTAGCTTTGTTAAAACTCTCCTGGCCTGTGGTCTTCACTGACAAGATCAGACTATCGTGTCTCCCTTCAGCGGGCGAAGAACTACCAGATAACTACACGTGTGTCGTGACTGGATGGGGAAAACTCAATG GAAACGGGCTTAAACCACGCAAGTTGCAACAGACGCTTCTACCTGCAGTCGACTATAACACCTGCAGCCGGAATGACTGGTGGGGCACCAAAGTGATGGACACCATGATTTGTGTTGGTGGTTATTCCAAGAATGCATGTGAA GGTGACCCAGGCAGTCCTTTGAATTGTTTTGGTAGTGACGGCAGGTGGTATGTCAATGGAGTGGGAAGCTTCTTGGGACCTGTTAAGTGTAACACGCCGAAGAAGCCAAGCGTCTACACTCGAGTGTCTGCCTTCAAAGGCTGGATTAATGAT ACCATGAGCAGCAACTAA
- the LOC129711423 gene encoding guanylin-like: MKTAFSLIVAISCLSGILTNVMVQDGNYTFPLKDVKQLWTLMNTLPNDDPAVVNGSSHSLCLSSNLPKVFQTVCLSTDAAQVLHRLEKMAVKSDDCEICVHPACTDC, translated from the exons ATGAAAACTGCTTTCTCTCTTATTGTGGCGATCAGTTGCTTGTCCGGTATTTTGACAAATGTTATGGTTCAA GATGGGAACTACACCTTTCCCTTGAAGGACGTGAAACAGTTGTGGACACTGATGAACACATTGCCAAATGATGACCCAGCAGTTGTCAATGGCTCCTCACATAGTCTCTGCCTTTCCTCCAATCTACCCAAAGTGTTTCAAACAGTTTGTCTCTCGACTGATGCCGCTCAGGTTTTgcacaggctgg AGAAAATGGCAGTGAAATCCGATGATTGTGAAATCTGCGTGCACCCTGCCTGTACTGACTGTTAA
- the LOC129711424 gene encoding guanylin-like, whose product MKTPFSLLLAISCMSSILANVIVQDGIYSFPLKDVKQLWALMDAHAKDNPVDSSSSLTGLCHSSELPKAFHTVCAAKDTAQVFLRLEEIARKADHCEICAYAACTGCENGGSIGINQN is encoded by the exons ATGAAAACCCCGTTCTCTCTTCTTTTGGCCATCAGTTGCATGTCAAGTATTTTGGCAAATGTTATAGTTCAG GATGGAATCTACAGCTTCCCCTTGAAGGATGTGAAACAACTTTGGGCACTGATGGACGCACATGCAAAAGACAACCCAGTTGATTCTAGCTCCTCCTTAACTGGACTCTGCCATTCCTCTGAGCTACCAAAGGCGTTCCACACAGTTTGTGCCGCGAAAGATACTGCTCAGGTTTTCCTCAGGCTGG AGGAAATAGCACGAAAAGCCGACCACTGTGAAATCTGTGCCTACGCCGCCTGCACTGGCTGTGAGAATGGGGGGAGTATTGGGATCAATCAAAACTGA